One genomic window of Planctomycetota bacterium includes the following:
- the trpS gene encoding tryptophan--tRNA ligase produces the protein MSEPTAKPRLLTGDTPTGQLHLGHWVGSLENRLAMQETHDCFFLIANKHAFTTRADKPEEIRQSVLDVATDWLAIGIDPDKSAMFVQSEVPAIDELTFFFAMLLPFNRVMRNPTLAQEIKDKGLGDKHSFGFPLYAVGQCADILAFRPDVVPVGEDQTPHLEMTREVARKFDQLYCGVDSHADDADYAKLGGVLPVPQLKIGRVGRLPGINGPVEPGGPLQKMSKSLNNAIYLGDSADELQAKVRSMYTDPARLRKTDAGNPDPDANPLFAFLRSFHPDQAWVDEQADAYAKGGDTAPGDMQLKKELVQVLEAVIAPIREKRAHFEQRPDDVMDALKSGTARANAVAEETLALCKAAMKQDFFERTLTIK, from the coding sequence GTGTCTGAACCAACCGCCAAACCCCGCCTGCTCACCGGCGATACGCCCACCGGGCAACTTCACCTGGGCCACTGGGTCGGGTCGCTGGAAAACCGGCTGGCGATGCAGGAAACGCATGACTGCTTCTTCCTGATCGCCAACAAGCACGCATTCACCACGCGGGCCGACAAGCCGGAGGAGATCCGCCAGTCCGTGCTCGACGTCGCGACCGACTGGCTCGCGATCGGCATCGACCCGGACAAGTCGGCGATGTTCGTTCAGTCGGAGGTCCCCGCGATTGACGAACTGACGTTCTTCTTCGCGATGCTTTTGCCGTTCAACCGCGTGATGCGCAACCCGACGCTCGCGCAGGAGATCAAGGACAAGGGCCTGGGCGACAAGCACAGCTTCGGATTTCCGTTGTACGCGGTGGGGCAGTGTGCGGACATTCTCGCGTTTCGACCGGACGTGGTGCCGGTCGGCGAGGATCAGACGCCGCACTTGGAGATGACGCGCGAGGTCGCTCGCAAGTTCGATCAGCTCTACTGCGGCGTCGACAGTCACGCGGACGATGCCGACTACGCCAAACTCGGCGGTGTGCTGCCGGTGCCGCAGTTGAAGATCGGCCGCGTCGGTCGCCTGCCCGGCATCAACGGCCCCGTCGAGCCGGGCGGCCCGCTGCAGAAAATGTCCAAGTCGCTCAACAACGCGATCTACCTCGGCGACTCCGCCGATGAGCTTCAGGCCAAGGTCCGCAGCATGTACACCGATCCGGCCCGCCTGCGCAAGACCGACGCGGGCAATCCCGATCCCGACGCCAACCCGCTCTTCGCTTTCCTGCGCAGCTTCCATCCGGACCAAGCGTGGGTCGACGAACAGGCCGACGCCTACGCCAAGGGCGGCGACACCGCCCCCGGCGACATGCAGCTCAAGAAAGAGCTTGTCCAAGTCCTCGAAGCCGTCATCGCCCCGATCCGCGAGAAGCGTGCCCACTTCGAGCAACGCCCCGACGACGTGATGGACGCTCTCAAGTCCGGCACCGCGCGGGCCAACGCCGTCGCCGAGGAAACCCTTGCGTTGTGCAAAGCCGCGATGAAGCAGGACTTCTTCGAGCGGACGCTGACGATCAAGTAG